A part of Rattus rattus isolate New Zealand chromosome 4, Rrattus_CSIRO_v1, whole genome shotgun sequence genomic DNA contains:
- the LOC116898509 gene encoding vomeronasal type-2 receptor 116-like translates to MVTFMNVVTLAFEHRCSEVKFHLGEFLLCRASRKQRCIATVADNIWKDGDMLISVFLPMYSYLTSQHTRGPDSTDIINELHPNKYQHVLALVFAIEEINRNPHLLPNISIGYSVYNSEANFAKTLLSTIKYLTGMDKDIPNYTFKKDMNTLAVITGTTWEISYQIGIFLVLYKYPQLTIGPIDPMLSDDIKFPSLCQMAPKDTTLARGMVSLMVHFKWTWVGLVISENEKGIRFLSDLRREMEKNNVCAAFVQMIRVNFTFHLNDSFIYHSPIMRETANVVIVFGDTESSVGTVFMQWEHILPWKVWITTSQWDVTSSMRHFILDSFHGTLIFSQHHPDISAFKDFIKNVKPSNNPDDAFLSEIWNLYFNCPVSEYSCKTRKNCSSKGSLALLPWDRFDLKLSEGSYHIYNAVYAVAHSLHEMLLKDVDMKPVDSNKGQFIYPWQLHRFVKSIQFNNPVGERIDMRQREKSDAQYDILNFWNFPQGLGHKVHVGTYVPHSPHDEQLSLSENIIEWGTGVKQTPISVCSISCSPGFRKFPQENKAACCFDCNPCFENEISNQTDMDQCVKCPGDQYANKEKNHCLKRTVTFLAFEDPLGMALAFLALCFSVLTALVFWVFLKHHDTPIVKANNRTLSYTLLISLIFCFLCSLLFIGHPNTATCIMQQIIFGFAFTVSVTTVLSKTITVVLAFKITTPGRRMRGLLVSGAPNYIIPVCTLIQIILCGFWLGTSPPFVERDLHTEYGHILIICNKGSVIAFYCALGYLGSLALVSFTVAFLARNLPDTFNEAKYLTFSMLVFCSVWVTFLPVYHSTKGKVMVSVEVFSILASSAGLLVCIFFPKCYIILRKPDINSNVCKKNSMQL, encoded by the exons ATTACATCCAAATAAGTACCAGCATGTCCTTGCATTGGTTTTTGCCATTGAAGAGATCAATAGAAACCCACATCTTTTACCAAACATAAGTATTGGATACAGTGTATATAATTCTGAGGCAAATTTTGCAAAAACTTTGTTGAGCACTATCAAGTACCTCACAGGCATGGATAAAGACATCCCTAACTATACCTTTAAAAAAGATATGAACACGCTAGCAGTCATTACAGGAACAACATGGGAAATTTCTTACCaaattgggatttttttggtACTCTACAAATATCCACAG CTAACCATTGGGCCTATTGATCCAATGCTGAGTGACGATATCaagtttccttctctctgtcagATGGCCCCTAAAGACACAACACTAGCCCGTGGCATGGTCTCTTTGATGGTTCATTTTAAGTGGACTTGGGTGGGACTGGTCATCTCAGAGAATGAAAAAGGTATTAGATTCCTTTCAGACTtgaggagagaaatggagaagaacaatGTGTGTGCTGCCTTTGTGCAAATGATCAGAGTCAACTTTACTTTCCACTTGAATGATTCATTCATCTACCATAGCCCAATCATGAGGGAAACGGCaaatgtagtcattgtttttggtgaCACTGAGTCCTCCGTAGGAACAGTATTTATGCAATGGGAACATATATTGCCATGGAAAGTATGGATAACCACCTCACAGTGGGATGTTACTAGCAGCATGAGACACTTCATCCTGGACTCTTTCCATGGAACTCTCATTTTTTCACAACATCATCCAGatatttctgcttttaaagattttattaagaATGTAAAACCATCCAATAACCCAGATGACGCTTTCCTTTCAGAAATatggaatttatattttaattgtccAGTCTCAGAGTATTCCtgtaaaacaagaaagaactgtTCATCTAAAGGATCCTTGGCCTTATTGCCTTGGGATCGGTTTGACTTGAAATTGAGTGAGGGGAGCTACCACATATATAATGCAGTTTATGCTGTGGCCCATAGCCTCCATGAGATGCTACTAAAAGATGTAGATATGAAACCAGTGGACAGTAACAAAGGACAGTTTATTTATCCCTGGCAG CTGCACCGTTTTGTCAAGAGCATTCAATTTAATAATCCAGTTGGAGAGAGAATAGatatgaggcagagagaaaaatcagATGCACAGTATGACATTCTGAACTTCTGGAATTTTCCTCAAGGTCTTGGACATAAGGTGCATGTAGGAACATATGTCCCACATTCCCCACATGATGAACAATTGTCTCTGTCAGAGAATATTATAGAATGGGGCACAGGAGTGAAACAG ACACCCATCTCTGTATGTAGTATAAGCTGTTCTCCTGGATTTAGAAAATTCCCTCAGGAGAACAAGGCTGCTTGCTGTTTTGATTGCAACCCCTGCTTTGAGAATGAAATTTCTAATCAGACAG ATATGGATCAGTGTGTGAAGTGTCCAGGCGATCAGTATgccaacaaagagaaaaatcactgcCTCAAGAGGACTGTGACATTTCTGGCTTTTGAAGACCCCTTGGGGATGGCTCTGGCCTTCCTTGCTCTGTGCTTCTCTGTACTCACAGCTCTTGTTTTTTGGGTCTTTTTAAAGCATCATGACACACCTATTGTAAAGGCCAATAATCGTACTCTCAGCTACACTCTACtcatttctcttatattttgttttctttgctccttGCTTTTTATTGGTCACCCAAACACAGCCACCTGCATCATGCAGCAGATCATATTTGGATTTGCATTTACTGTGTCTGTGACCACTGTCTTATCCAAAACCATAACTGTGGTTTTAGCCTTTAAAATCACTACTCCAGGAAGGAGGATGAGGGGGCTGTTGGTATCTGGGGCACCAAATTATATAATTCCTGTCTGTACACTGATCCAAATTATTCTCTGTGGGTTCTGGCTAGGAACATCTCCCCCATTTGTGGAAAGAGATTTACACACTGAATATGGTCACATCCTCATTATATGCAACAAAGGCTCAGTCATAGCCTTTTACTGTGCACTTGGATACCTTGGCTCCCTGGCCCTTGTAAGTTTTACTGTGGCTTTCTTGGCCAGGAACCTGCCTGACACATTCAATGAAGCTAAGTATCTGACATTCAGCATGCTGgtgttctgcagtgtctgggtcACTTTTCTCCCTGTCTACCATAGCACCAAAGGCAAAGTCATGGTTTCTGTAGAGGTCTTCTCCATCTTGGCCTCCAGTGCAGGGCTCCTAGTATGTATCTTTTTCCCCAAATGCTACATTATTCTTAGGAAACCTGACATAA ATTcaaatgtatgtaagaaaaatAGTATGCAGTTATGA